A genomic window from Candidatus Polarisedimenticolaceae bacterium includes:
- a CDS encoding metal ABC transporter substrate-binding protein, which yields MTSMLFAAAVLANLKVVATTGEYGALASAIGGPRIAVTVLAKPTEDPHFVDAKPSHLVTLNKADVLIQGGAELEQGWLPPLLEGARNAKILPGSPGHVKAGEGVTLIDVPAALDRSQGDLHGAGNPHFMMDPGNARIVARHLAEVFCAADAGSCADYRTGLAAFEQALDGRLAAWTARLAPFRGTPITTYHPTWKYFAARFGLVSDVFLEPKPGIPPSPPHLAEVITAMTSRRIPIVLVEPFQSRKTAEAVASRTGATVVSVGQFPGSLPGTEGDYLKLMDANVEAIASALEKAKGR from the coding sequence ATGACCTCGATGCTCTTCGCCGCGGCCGTCCTCGCGAACCTGAAGGTCGTCGCCACGACGGGCGAGTACGGCGCCCTAGCCTCCGCGATCGGAGGGCCGCGCATCGCCGTCACCGTCCTCGCGAAACCGACCGAGGACCCCCATTTCGTCGACGCCAAACCCAGTCACCTCGTCACCCTCAACAAGGCCGACGTGTTGATCCAGGGGGGCGCTGAGCTCGAGCAGGGGTGGCTCCCGCCGCTGCTCGAGGGGGCGCGCAACGCGAAGATCCTCCCCGGATCTCCCGGCCACGTGAAGGCCGGCGAAGGGGTGACGCTGATCGACGTGCCGGCCGCCCTCGATCGGTCCCAGGGAGATCTGCACGGCGCCGGGAACCCGCACTTCATGATGGACCCCGGGAACGCGCGGATCGTCGCGCGACACCTCGCGGAGGTGTTCTGCGCGGCGGACGCCGGAAGCTGCGCCGACTACCGCACCGGGCTCGCGGCCTTCGAACAGGCCCTCGACGGGCGCCTGGCGGCCTGGACCGCCCGGCTCGCGCCGTTCAGGGGGACGCCGATCACGACGTACCACCCGACCTGGAAGTACTTCGCGGCGCGCTTCGGGCTCGTCTCCGACGTGTTCCTGGAGCCGAAGCCGGGGATCCCCCCGTCGCCCCCCCACCTCGCGGAGGTGATCACCGCGATGACCTCGCGGAGGATCCCCATCGTGCTCGTGGAGCCGTTCCAGTCGCGCAAGACCGCCGAGGCCGTTGCCTCGCGCACCGGGGCGACCGTCGTGAGCGTCGGCCAGTTCCCGGGGAGCCTTCCGGGAACCGAAGGGGACTACCTGAAGCTGATGGACGCGAACGTCGAGGCGATCGCGTCGGCCCTCGAGAAGGCGAAGGGGCGGTGA